Proteins found in one Quercus robur chromosome 2, dhQueRobu3.1, whole genome shotgun sequence genomic segment:
- the LOC126696352 gene encoding uncharacterized protein LOC126696352: protein MAVYSKDEALMCKVFPSSLGPVAMRWFDGLKVDSIGSFKEFTRAFDFRFITCTRVPRPLDSLLSLSMREGESLKAYSNKYWETYNEIDGDFDDVTISTFKSSLPTKHGLRKSLTGKPITSLCQLMDRIDKYKRVKEDQQLGKRKAKVIPQEMRDFRSD from the coding sequence ATGGCTGTCTATTCTAAGGACGAAgccttgatgtgtaaggtattcccATCCAGTCTGGGACCcgtggcaatgagatggttcgaCGGCCTAAAGGTAGATTCCATAGGTTCCTTCAAGGAGTTCACTCGGGCATTTGACTTTCGTTTTATTACATGTACCAGGGTCCCTCGACCCTTAGACTCCCTACTGTctttgtccatgcgagaaggggaGAGCTTGAAAGCATACTCAAACAAGTACTGGGAGACATATAATGAGATAGATGGTGACTTTGATGACGTCACCATCAGTACTTTCAAGAGTAGCCTCCCAACCAAGCATGGTTTAAGGAAGTCCCTAACAGGAAAGCCTATCACTAGCCTATGCCAACTCATGGACCGGattgacaagtataaaagggttaAGGAAGACCAGCAACTGGGTAAAAGAAAggctaaggttatccctcaggaaatgagggatttcaggtcagaCTGA
- the LOC126712934 gene encoding phospholipase D alpha 1-like isoform X3, whose protein sequence is MPQLLHGTLMASIFEVDRIHYECGLNLRKVHYGKRLLAKVLCRPEIFGSKLYATVDLDKARIAQTRMVKNQPSNPQWSESFRIYCAHYISNIVFTVKEDDPSGATLIGRAYVPVEEIIRGFMFEKWVDILDVDRNPIGSKIRVKLQFLSVAQDLHWSQGIKTQQFVGVPYTFFKQRKGCKVSLYQDAHVPENFLSYITLSSGMRYEPQRCWKDIFDAISNAKHLIYIAGWSVYTEIYLIRDPTKPKQDAPTLGKLLKKKAEEGVTVLMLVWDDRTSLMELRKDGFMATHDEDTEKYFQGTNVRCFLCPRNPVGRRSRIQGSEISTMFTHNQKTIVVDKEVAGEGSQKRRIASFIGGIDLCDGRYDTLHHPLFSTLSTIHHDDFHQPNFATASINKGGPREPWHDIHCQLEGPIAWDVLYNFELRWTKQVGDKFLIPRGKLDEIIIHPSPVTSSDDPESWNVQLFRSIDGGAASGFPIEPEDAAALGLVTGKDNVIDRGIQDAYINAIRRAKNFIYIENQYFIGSSYGWKSRDIKVEDVSALHLIPKELSLKIVSKIEANERFAVYIVIPMWPEGIPESASVQAILDWQRRTMEMMYLDIIQALNRKGLEANPHDYLNFFCLGKREARREGEYVPPEKPEPDTDYSRAQQARRFMIYVHSKMMIVDDEYIIIGSANINQRSMDGARDSEIAMGAYQPKNLATEGAARGQIYGLRIALWFEHLQLTDMDESFLYPESEKCVNQMNNIAKNNWEIYMKETIDADMKGHLLPYPIQVTRDGKITTLSGFRFFPDTKAPVLGAKSEYLLPILTT, encoded by the exons ATGCCGCAATTGCTCCATGGGACACTCATGGCATCAATTTTTGAAGTTGATAGGATACACTATGAATGCGGCCTCAATTTACGAAAGGTACAT TATGGGAAAAGGTTACTGGCCAAAGTGTTGTGCCGACCTGAG ATTTTTGGATCTAAACTCTATGCAACAGTAGATTTAGATAAGGCCAGGATTGCACAGACTAGAATGGTCAAAAACCAACCCTCCAATCCCCAGTGGTCAGAGTCCTTTCGCATATACTGTGCCCATTATATCTCAAATATTGTATTCACAGTCAAAGAGGACGATCCTAGTGGGGCAACACTAATTGGAAGAGCTTATGTACCTGTTGAGGAAATCATAAGGGGGTTTATGTTTGAGAAATGGGTTGATATTTTGGATGTAGACCGCAATCCTATAGGTTCTAAAATCCGTGTCAAGTTGCAGTTTTTGAGTGTTGCCCAAGACTTGCATTGGTCTCAGGGAATCAAAACGCAACAATTTGTCGGAGTTCCTTATACATTCTTCAAGCAAAGAAAAGGTTGCAAAGTTTCTCTGTACCAAGATGCCCATGTTCCAGAGAATTTTTTATCTTACATAACCCTGTCCAGTGGGATGCGTTATGAGCCTCAAAGATGCTGGAAGGACATCTTTGATGCAATTAGTAATGCGAAGCACCTAATTTACATAGCTGGATGGTCTGTGTATACTGAGATTTACTTGATAAGGGACCCAACTAAGCCAAAGCAAGATGCCCCCACATTAGGGAAGCTGCTTAAGAAGAAGGCTGAGGAAGGTGTCACAGTTCTCATGCTTGTTTGGGATGACAGAACTTCTCTTATGGAGCTGAGGAAGGATGGTTTTATGGCAACTCACGATGAAGATACTGAGAAATATTTTCAAGGCACAAATGTGCGTTGCTTTTTGTGCCCGCGTAATCCTGTTGGCcgaagaagcagaattcagggGTCGGAGATTTCTACCATGTTTACTCACAATCAAAAGACAATAGTTGTTGACAAGGAAGTGGCTGGTGAAGGATCACAAAAGAGAAGGATAGCGAGTTTCATTGGTGGTATTGATCTTTGTGATGGGAGATATGATACACTACATCATCCCTTATTTAGTACTTTGAGCACAATCCACCATGATGATTTCCATCAGCCCAACTTTGCAACTGCTTCTATCAACAAAGGTGGTCCAAGGGAGCCGTGGCATGACATTCATTGCCAACTAGAAGGGCCGATTGCTTGGGATGTCTTGTACAATTTTGAGCTGAGGTGGACTAAGCAGGTTGGGGACAAGTTCCTCATTCCTAGAGGCAAGCTTGATGAGATTATAATCCACCCATCACCAGTTACATCATCAGATGACCCGGAATCATGGAATGTTCAGTTGTTCCGATCCATTGATGGTGGGGCGGCTTCTGGCTTTCCCATAGAACCTGAAGATGCAGCGGCTTTAGGCCTTGTTACTGGGAAGGATAACGTCATCGACCGAGGAATTCAGGATGCATATATCAATGCTATTAGACGAGCCAAAAATTTCATCTACATTGAGAATCAGTATTTTATTGGAAGTTCATATGGCTGGAAATCACGTGACATTAAGGTAGAGGACGTTAGTGCTTTGCATCTTATACCAAAGGAGCTCTCACTAAAGATTGTTAGTAAGATTGAAGCAAATGAGAGGTTTGCTGTCTACATTGTGATCCCAATGTGGCCGGAAGGAATACCAGAGAGTGCTTCTGTTCAGGCAATATTAGATTGGCAGCGGAGGACAATGGAGATGATGTACTTAGATATCATTCAAGCCCTTAATAGAAAGGGACTCGAGGCCAATCCCCACGATTATCTAAATTTCTTCTGCCTTGGGAAGCGAGAGGCAAGGAGAGAGGGAGAATATGTACCTCCAGAGAAACCAGAACCTGACACTGATTATAGTAGAGCTCAGCAAGCCCGTCGCTTCATGATATATGTTCATTCAAAGATGATGATAG TTGACGATGAATATATAATCATTGGATCCGCAAATATCAACCAAAGGTCAATGGATGGGGCAAGGGACTCTGAGATTGCAATGGGGGCATATCAACCAAAGAATTTAGCCACTGAAGGAGCAGCGAGGGGCCAAATCTATGGACTCCGAATAGCATTATGGTTTGAACACCTTCAACTTACAGATATGGACGAGTCCTTCCTTTATCCAGAAAGTGAGAAATGTGTCAATCAAATGAATAATATTGCTAAGAATAACTGGGAAATATACATGAAGGAGACAATTGATGCAGACATGAAAGGACATCTACTCCCTTATCCCATCCAAGTAACTAGGGATGGAAAGATTACAACACTCTCTGGGTTTAGATTCTTCCCTGATACCAAAGCTCCTGTTCTGGGTGCCAAATCAGAATACCTTCTTCCAATCCTTACCACTTAG
- the LOC126712934 gene encoding phospholipase D alpha 1-like isoform X2 — MLQLLHGTLIASIFEVDRIHYECSANLRKCGKRFLAKVKKFVLCRPVEIFGSKLYATVDLDKARIAQTRMVKNQPSNPQWSESFRIYCAHYISNIVFTVKEDDPSGATLIGRAYVPVEEIIRGFMFEKWVDILDVDRNPIGSKIRVKLQFLSVAQDLHWSQGIKTQQFVGVPYTFFKQRKGCKVSLYQDAHVPENFLSYITLSSGMRYEPQRCWKDIFDAISNAKHLIYIAGWSVYTEIYLIRDPTKPKQDAPTLGKLLKKKAEEGVTVLMLVWDDRTSLMELRKDGFMATHDEDTEKYFQGTNVRCFLCPRNPVGRRSRIQGSEISTMFTHNQKTIVVDKEVAGEGSQKRRIASFIGGIDLCDGRYDTLHHPLFSTLSTIHHDDFHQPNFATASINKGGPREPWHDIHCQLEGPIAWDVLYNFELRWTKQVGDKFLIPRGKLDEIIIHPSPVTSSDDPESWNVQLFRSIDGGAASGFPIEPEDAAALGLVTGKDNVIDRGIQDAYINAIRRAKNFIYIENQYFIGSSYGWKSRDIKVEDVSALHLIPKELSLKIVSKIEANERFAVYIVIPMWPEGIPESASVQAILDWQRRTMEMMYLDIIQALNRKGLEANPHDYLNFFCLGKREARREGEYVPPEKPEPDTDYSRAQQARRFMIYVHSKMMIVDDEYIIIGSANINQRSMDGARDSEIAMGAYQPKNLATEGAARGQIYGLRIALWFEHLQLTDMDESFLYPESEKCVNQMNNIAKNNWEIYMKETIDADMKGHLLPYPIQVTRDGKITTLSGFRFFPDTKAPVLGAKSEYLLPILTT, encoded by the exons ATTTTTGGATCTAAACTCTATGCAACAGTAGATTTAGATAAGGCCAGGATTGCACAGACTAGAATGGTCAAAAACCAACCCTCCAATCCCCAGTGGTCAGAGTCCTTTCGCATATACTGTGCCCATTATATCTCAAATATTGTATTCACAGTCAAAGAGGACGATCCTAGTGGGGCAACACTAATTGGAAGAGCTTATGTACCTGTTGAGGAAATCATAAGGGGGTTTATGTTTGAGAAATGGGTTGATATTTTGGATGTAGACCGCAATCCTATAGGTTCTAAAATCCGTGTCAAGTTGCAGTTTTTGAGTGTTGCCCAAGACTTGCATTGGTCTCAGGGAATCAAAACGCAACAATTTGTCGGAGTTCCTTATACATTCTTCAAGCAAAGAAAAGGTTGCAAAGTTTCTCTGTACCAAGATGCCCATGTTCCAGAGAATTTTTTATCTTACATAACCCTGTCCAGTGGGATGCGTTATGAGCCTCAAAGATGCTGGAAGGACATCTTTGATGCAATTAGTAATGCGAAGCACCTAATTTACATAGCTGGATGGTCTGTGTATACTGAGATTTACTTGATAAGGGACCCAACTAAGCCAAAGCAAGATGCCCCCACATTAGGGAAGCTGCTTAAGAAGAAGGCTGAGGAAGGTGTCACAGTTCTCATGCTTGTTTGGGATGACAGAACTTCTCTTATGGAGCTGAGGAAGGATGGTTTTATGGCAACTCACGATGAAGATACTGAGAAATATTTTCAAGGCACAAATGTGCGTTGCTTTTTGTGCCCGCGTAATCCTGTTGGCcgaagaagcagaattcagggGTCGGAGATTTCTACCATGTTTACTCACAATCAAAAGACAATAGTTGTTGACAAGGAAGTGGCTGGTGAAGGATCACAAAAGAGAAGGATAGCGAGTTTCATTGGTGGTATTGATCTTTGTGATGGGAGATATGATACACTACATCATCCCTTATTTAGTACTTTGAGCACAATCCACCATGATGATTTCCATCAGCCCAACTTTGCAACTGCTTCTATCAACAAAGGTGGTCCAAGGGAGCCGTGGCATGACATTCATTGCCAACTAGAAGGGCCGATTGCTTGGGATGTCTTGTACAATTTTGAGCTGAGGTGGACTAAGCAGGTTGGGGACAAGTTCCTCATTCCTAGAGGCAAGCTTGATGAGATTATAATCCACCCATCACCAGTTACATCATCAGATGACCCGGAATCATGGAATGTTCAGTTGTTCCGATCCATTGATGGTGGGGCGGCTTCTGGCTTTCCCATAGAACCTGAAGATGCAGCGGCTTTAGGCCTTGTTACTGGGAAGGATAACGTCATCGACCGAGGAATTCAGGATGCATATATCAATGCTATTAGACGAGCCAAAAATTTCATCTACATTGAGAATCAGTATTTTATTGGAAGTTCATATGGCTGGAAATCACGTGACATTAAGGTAGAGGACGTTAGTGCTTTGCATCTTATACCAAAGGAGCTCTCACTAAAGATTGTTAGTAAGATTGAAGCAAATGAGAGGTTTGCTGTCTACATTGTGATCCCAATGTGGCCGGAAGGAATACCAGAGAGTGCTTCTGTTCAGGCAATATTAGATTGGCAGCGGAGGACAATGGAGATGATGTACTTAGATATCATTCAAGCCCTTAATAGAAAGGGACTCGAGGCCAATCCCCACGATTATCTAAATTTCTTCTGCCTTGGGAAGCGAGAGGCAAGGAGAGAGGGAGAATATGTACCTCCAGAGAAACCAGAACCTGACACTGATTATAGTAGAGCTCAGCAAGCCCGTCGCTTCATGATATATGTTCATTCAAAGATGATGATAG TTGACGATGAATATATAATCATTGGATCCGCAAATATCAACCAAAGGTCAATGGATGGGGCAAGGGACTCTGAGATTGCAATGGGGGCATATCAACCAAAGAATTTAGCCACTGAAGGAGCAGCGAGGGGCCAAATCTATGGACTCCGAATAGCATTATGGTTTGAACACCTTCAACTTACAGATATGGACGAGTCCTTCCTTTATCCAGAAAGTGAGAAATGTGTCAATCAAATGAATAATATTGCTAAGAATAACTGGGAAATATACATGAAGGAGACAATTGATGCAGACATGAAAGGACATCTACTCCCTTATCCCATCCAAGTAACTAGGGATGGAAAGATTACAACACTCTCTGGGTTTAGATTCTTCCCTGATACCAAAGCTCCTGTTCTGGGTGCCAAATCAGAATACCTTCTTCCAATCCTTACCACTTAG